From the Terriglobia bacterium genome, one window contains:
- a CDS encoding cytochrome P460 family protein, with product MIKAILCVAGGLTLTAALTARGAAEQAPGDGPQFTADGQMRFPKEYREWIFLSSGLGMTYGPAAAETRDEPRFDNVFVNRSAYKSFLASGRWPDKTVFILEIRKSQSEGSINKGGHFQTSAAAIEVHVKDQKRFKGDWAFFGFGEGKETAKQIPASASCYSCHRDHGAVDTTFVQFYPTLLDAAKANHTLR from the coding sequence ATGATCAAGGCAATTCTTTGTGTGGCCGGCGGCCTGACCTTAACCGCCGCCCTGACCGCACGGGGCGCTGCTGAACAAGCGCCCGGCGACGGACCGCAATTCACTGCCGATGGGCAGATGCGGTTTCCAAAGGAGTATCGGGAATGGATATTCTTGAGTTCGGGACTGGGGATGACCTATGGGCCGGCTGCGGCTGAAACACGCGATGAGCCCCGATTCGACAACGTCTTCGTGAACCGGTCGGCATATAAATCGTTTCTCGCATCAGGTCGCTGGCCGGACAAAACTGTCTTCATCCTGGAAATCCGGAAGTCACAATCCGAGGGATCGATCAATAAAGGAGGCCATTTCCAGACGAGCGCCGCCGCGATCGAAGTGCACGTAAAAGACCAAAAGCGTTTCAAAGGTGACTGGGCCTTTTTTGGATTCGGCGAAGGCAAGGAAACCGCGAAGCAGATTCCCGCGTCCGCCTCGTGCTATTCGTGCCACCGCGATCACGGCGCGGTCGATACCACGTTTGTCCAGTTC
- a CDS encoding DUF1080 domain-containing protein yields MRHLSASLILACALLTPAFSQKGGSAFVGRWDFDVHPAAGVGANWLGVTENGGKLEVWFQPTGGHVIQVKDAHVDGSALTFTAAPASANHPATTWELKASGEKLTGVQKRGSQTMQLTGVRAPELKRSAPKAWSKPEPLFNGKNLDGWKPIGDPAKSHWVVKDGLLVNEAHGANLESVRKFDDFKVHFEVNCPDDANSGFYLRGRYETQLEYVPAGSEPAERSMGAIYGRIGPSSQLPRTPGKWESFDITLVGRTVTIVRNGVKI; encoded by the coding sequence ATGCGACATCTCTCGGCAAGTTTGATTCTTGCATGCGCGCTCCTGACCCCGGCCTTTTCCCAAAAGGGAGGCAGTGCCTTCGTTGGACGCTGGGACTTTGACGTTCATCCGGCGGCGGGGGTCGGCGCGAATTGGCTCGGAGTAACAGAAAACGGCGGAAAGCTGGAAGTCTGGTTCCAGCCCACCGGAGGCCATGTTATTCAAGTGAAAGACGCTCATGTGGACGGCTCGGCTCTGACTTTCACGGCCGCCCCGGCCTCTGCGAACCACCCCGCCACTACCTGGGAATTGAAGGCATCGGGCGAAAAGTTGACCGGCGTTCAGAAACGCGGAAGCCAAACGATGCAGTTGACAGGCGTGCGGGCGCCCGAGTTGAAACGCAGCGCCCCAAAAGCATGGTCGAAACCGGAGCCGCTCTTTAATGGGAAGAACCTCGACGGCTGGAAGCCGATCGGCGATCCGGCGAAGAGTCATTGGGTGGTGAAGGACGGGCTGCTCGTGAACGAGGCGCACGGCGCGAATCTCGAATCTGTCCGGAAATTTGACGATTTCAAGGTGCACTTCGAAGTAAACTGTCCCGACGATGCCAACAGTGGTTTCTATCTCCGCGGGCGATATGAGACGCAACTGGAATATGTGCCAGCCGGCAGCGAGCCGGCCGAGCGCTCGATGGGGGCCATCTACGGGCGCATTGGGCCTAGTTCGCAGTTGCCGCGCACGCCGGGTAAATGGGAGTCGTTCGACATCACGCTGGTCGGGCGCACTGTTACTATCGTTCGCAACGGCGTCAAGATTAT